In one window of Oscillospiraceae bacterium DNA:
- a CDS encoding AAA family ATPase: MGSNPTLSATEPEISTISGFFFLPFVATLFVFAAQVARAAPNFVARQKNLCNIVLTLLPVTVTGCGFFTDIAAEALAMYPLPGVGHWQDAVFEQEGLIVRIESIHIKNFRALQDVSITGISNMTVVVGKNGVGKSTFFDVFGFLRDCLEQNVRKALEMRGGFKEVVSRGKENESILFEIKFRAEKDEPLVTYILELSHSTGRPVVSREILQYRRGSRGAPWRMLEFANGRGTAVSGKVSSYEDVKKADRRREQALDSADILAIKGLGQFSDFEAIATFRKMVENWTVSDFRISEARTTEQKSVYSEHLSRTGDNLSQVAKFIYENHPEIWKDILQKMQERIPGVAGIEATTTEDNRLLLKFKDGAFKSPFLSVYTSDGTIKMLAYLVLLHDPQPNPLLCIEEPENQLYPEILEILAEEFREYSKRGQIFVSTHSPDFLNAVALSEVIVLEKADGYTTARMLKKDATLARLVEYGDKLGWLWKQGYFAKNEV; encoded by the coding sequence GTGGGTTCGAATCCCACCCTCTCCGCCACGGAGCCTGAAATTTCAACGATTTCAGGCTTTTTCTTTCTACCGTTTGTTGCCACGCTTTTTGTTTTTGCTGCTCAAGTTGCCCGTGCTGCCCCGAATTTTGTTGCCCGGCAAAAAAACTTATGCAATATTGTTCTCACTCTTTTGCCGGTAACTGTGACAGGTTGCGGATTTTTTACAGACATCGCGGCAGAGGCGTTGGCGATGTATCCGTTACCTGGTGTGGGACACTGGCAGGATGCTGTTTTTGAACAGGAGGGGCTCATCGTGCGCATTGAGAGCATTCACATCAAAAATTTTCGGGCGCTGCAAGATGTGAGTATAACAGGCATCTCTAATATGACAGTTGTCGTGGGGAAAAATGGTGTGGGGAAGTCCACCTTTTTTGACGTCTTTGGCTTCTTGCGCGATTGTCTTGAGCAAAATGTCCGAAAAGCGCTGGAGATGCGCGGCGGTTTTAAAGAAGTGGTGTCGAGAGGAAAAGAGAACGAGTCCATCTTGTTTGAAATCAAGTTTCGAGCGGAAAAAGACGAGCCACTTGTGACATATATATTGGAGCTGTCTCATTCAACGGGAAGACCCGTCGTGAGCAGAGAAATCTTGCAATACCGCCGCGGAAGTCGTGGCGCCCCTTGGCGCATGTTGGAATTTGCAAACGGAAGAGGGACAGCTGTTTCTGGGAAAGTTTCGTCGTATGAAGATGTAAAAAAAGCGGACCGACGGCGGGAACAGGCGCTGGATTCCGCCGACATATTGGCCATCAAAGGCCTGGGACAATTCTCTGATTTTGAAGCCATTGCAACCTTCAGAAAAATGGTGGAAAATTGGACAGTTTCGGATTTTCGGATTTCAGAGGCTAGGACTACCGAACAGAAATCAGTCTACAGCGAACATTTATCGCGAACGGGAGACAATCTCTCCCAAGTCGCAAAATTTATTTATGAGAATCACCCCGAAATATGGAAGGATATATTGCAGAAAATGCAGGAACGCATACCTGGCGTTGCGGGCATAGAGGCCACGACAACGGAAGACAATCGACTGTTGTTGAAGTTTAAAGATGGCGCGTTTAAAAGTCCATTTTTATCTGTATATACCTCCGATGGAACCATCAAAATGCTTGCCTATCTGGTCCTATTACATGACCCGCAGCCCAATCCCCTTCTTTGCATTGAAGAACCGGAAAATCAATTGTATCCGGAAATACTCGAAATACTCGCGGAAGAATTTCGCGAGTATTCAAAGCGGGGACAGATCTTTGTCTCCACGCATTCGCCAGACTTTCTGAATGCCGTTGCATTGTCGGAAGTAATCGTCTTAGAAAAAGCGGATGGGTACACCACGGCGCGGATGTTGAAAAAGGATGCGACACTTGCAAGGCTGGTTGAATATGGCGACAAATTGGGCTGGCTTTGGAAACAGGGTTACTTCGCGAAGAACGAGGTGTAA